The following proteins come from a genomic window of Alnus glutinosa chromosome 10, dhAlnGlut1.1, whole genome shotgun sequence:
- the LOC133879796 gene encoding uncharacterized protein LOC133879796 gives MSKFKTIESFFKRKEVDVPESNPPLNFNAETSNLKDRSLKSQRIEVEEHPYESLIVEAQEIPFKSSTLNVNEVDGFSIERDSGKRPPMWDYPVNRRDEIRMAYLKARPYQILRKDYPFSRPKNHPRRFQASWFTQFSSWLEYSPTTDAAYYLPCYLFTMKSVGRHGWDVFITKGFRNWKKVHDGKKCAFLTHIGEDPCSPHNNAVKYCEDLKQQSQHIDKLLNAQSTKQIQNNRLRVKTSIDVVRWLAFQGCAFRGHDETPDSKNRGNFLQIKILASYNEKVATIVLENAPKSAKYTSHRIQKEILQVMASKVRDKIREDIGDSKFCIIVDEARDESKREQMAIVLRFVDKYGFIQERFFDLVHVKDTSALTLKNKISDVLSHHGLDIQNIRGQGYDGASNMRGEWKGLQALFLNDCPYAYYVHCFAHRLQLALVAASREVVSVHEFFTNLNFIINMVGASCKRHDQLQAAQAEKIAHMRAIGDLETGKGANQIGTLKRAGDTRWGSHYNSICSLISIFDATCSVLEIIRREGANYSQRGDANAAYKMVTSFEFIFILHLMKKIMSITDVLCQALQQKSQDILNAINSVSTAKKLIQKLRDDDWEKLLESVVSFSKKFEIDIPDLSARYVEGRCRNQQNHITVEHHYHFDIFNAAIDFQLQELNCRFGERAVKLLTLSSALDPKDGYKSFKIDDICSLAEVYYPLDFFEQEKINLGFQLKYFELDVHNDLKLQNLSSVAELCQGLVETGKSKTYYLIDRLIRLVLTLPVSTATTERAFSAMKIVKTRLRNKMEDEFLANSLVVYIEREIAESFNLDSILDDFVSLKGRKLGF, from the coding sequence ATGTCAAAGTTTAAAACTATCGAGTcattcttcaaaagaaaagaagttgatgTTCCAGAAAgtaatccaccattgaattttaatGCTGAAACTTCAAATCTCAAAGACCGTTCTCTTAAATCTCAAAGGATTGAAGTTGAAGAACATCCTTATGAATCTCTAATTGTGGAAGCTCAAGAGATTCCTTTTAAATCCTCCACGCTTAATGTTAACGAAGTTGATGGTTTTTCTATAGAACGGGATTCAGGAAAACGTCCTCCGATGTGGGACTATCCAGTCAATCGACGTGATGAAATAAGAATGGCTTATTTGAAAGCACGTCCATATCAAATTTTGCGTAAAGACTATCCATTTTCTAGACCAAAAAATCATCCCCGTCGTTTTCAAGCTTCATGGTTCACACAATTTTCATCTTGGCTTGAGTATTCTCCTACTACGGATGCCGCATATTATCTACCATGTTATCTTTTTACAATGAAATCAGTTGGACGTCATGGATGGGATGTATTTATCACCAAGGGatttagaaattggaaaaaggttCACGATGGAAAGAAATGTGCCTTTTTGACTCatattggagaggatccttgttcACCCCATAATAATGCTGTGAAATATTGTGAGGATTTAAAACAACAATCACAGCATATCGATAAATTATTGAATGCACAAAGTactaaacaaattcaaaataatcgaCTACGTGTAAAAACTTCTATTGATGTTGTTCGGTGGCTTGCATTTCAAGGATGTGCTtttagaggtcatgatgagACTCCTGATTCAAAAAATCGAggtaattttcttcagattaaAATTTTGGCATCATATAATGAAAAAGTTGCAACAATTGTTTTGGAAAATGCTCCTAAATCTGCAAAGTATACTTCACATAGAATTCAAAAGGAGATTTTGCAAGTCATGGCAAGTAAAGTGCGAGATAAAATTCGTGAAGATATTGGAGactctaaattttgtattattgttgatgaagcaCGAGATGAGTCTAAAAGAGAACAAATGGCTATTGTTCtgagatttgttgacaaatatGGTTTTATACAAGAACGCTTCTTTGATCTTGTTCATGTTAAAGATACATCGGCATTGACTCTCAAGAATAAAATATCTGATGTTCTTTCTCATCATGGACTTGACATTCAAAATATTCGTGGACAAGGATATGATGGTGCTAGCAATATGCGTGGTGAATGGAAAGGATTGCAGGCATTATTTCTTAATGATTGTCCTTATGCATACTATGTTCATTGTTTTGCTCACCGATTGCAATTAGCATTAGTTGCTGCATCTAGAGAAGTGGTTTCTGTTCATGAGTTCttcacaaatttgaatttcattatcaatATGGTTGGTGCTTCATGTAAACGTCACGATCAACTACAAGCTGCTCAAGCAGAAAAAATTGCACATATGCGAGCTATTGGTGATCTTGAAACTGGAAAAGGAGCTAACCAAATTGGCACTTTGAAACGAGCTGGTGATACTCGTTGGGGTTCTCATTATAATTCTATTTGCAGCCTAATAAGTATATTTGATGCTACTTGTTCAGTGCTTGAAATAATTAGGAGAGAAGGAGCTAATTACTCTCAACGGGGAGATGCTAATGCTGCTTATAAAATGGTTACATCCTtcgaattcatttttattttacatttgatgaagaaaatcatgagTATCACTGATGTTCTTTGTCAAGCtttgcagcaaaaatctcaagacattttgAATGCTATTAATTCAGTTTCTACTGCAAAAAAACTTATCCAAAAGCTGAGAGATGATGATTGGGAGAAATTGCTTGAGAGTGTTGTCTCTTTctccaagaaatttgaaattgacatcCCAGACTTGAGTGCTCGTTATGTTGAAGGTCGATGTCGTAATCAACAGAATCACATTACAGTGgagcatcattatcattttgacatattcaatgcTGCTATAGACTTTCAACTGCAAGAGCTTAATTGTAGGTTTGGTGAAAGGGCAGTCAAACTTTTGACACTTAGCTCAGCTTTGGATCCAAAGGATggttataaatcatttaaaattgatgatatatgtagTCTTGCAGAGGTGTATtatcctcttgatttttttgagcaggagaaaattaatttgggattccagttgaagtattttgaacttgatgtgcATAATGATTTGAAGTTGCAAAATTTGTCTTCCGTTGCAGAATTATGTCAAGGATTGGTAGAGAcaggaaaatcaaagacatactatcttattgatagattgattcGTCTTGTTTTGACTCTTCCAGTGTCTACAGCGACTACCGAACGAGCCTTCTCAGCtatgaaaattgttaaaacaagaCTTCGCAACAAAATGGAAGATGAATTTCTTGCAAATAGTTTAGTTGTGTATATTGAAAGGGAAATTGCTGAGAGCTTCAATTTAGATtcgatacttgatgattttgtttctctaaaagGACGTAAACTAGGTTTTTGA